The following proteins are encoded in a genomic region of Gemmatimonas sp. UBA7669:
- a CDS encoding cation:proton antiporter: MPDAHAFLTNLALILCVAAVTTFVFQRIRQPVVFGYLLAGMIVGPHLPIPLNVDVQMVSALSELGVILLMFGLGLEFSLRRLAQVGATSGFVALIDCSAMALFGFGAAQLLGWTLLESIYAGAIVAISSTTIIVKAFAEQGVKGRFVDLVFGILIFEDLICILLIAALTTMSASGGVSAGSLLVTAGRLGAFLVGLVGVGLLVVPRLVRHVIKLDRAETTLVVSLGICFAAALLALNFGYSVALGAFIAGSLVAESGESHKVEHAIAGVRDMFAAVFFVSVGMMIDPRLIAENWVAVVLFTVVVMSGKLLAVTVGAFLSGNDARTATKAGMSLTQIGEFSFIIAGVGLANGATRDFVYPVAVAVSAITTLTTPLFIRAADPVSAWVDRHLPRPLQTFVSLYGTWIERLRRTPVERNTQLLVKRKVRWLVLDAALLAGVIIGTAVEREVLSVRLVSGVGLTPTAADVVVLAGAALVAVPLFVGIVRMARTLGMLLAARALPREDEKRLDYAAAPRRALVATLQLAIVSLVGVPLLAVTAPFVPFGRAPLLLGLVLTWFIVAFWRSTTELQGHTQAGAQIILAALGRQMAPDTTPAVESPPPLDRLYKVVPGLGDPVPVRVPMDSPAAGRSLADLQLRSSTGAVVLAITRGGDQVLLPVGRDVLQVGDILALAGTSEAIAEARRLLQVGEESRPLS, from the coding sequence ATGCCCGACGCGCACGCGTTTCTCACCAACCTCGCGCTCATTCTGTGCGTGGCGGCGGTTACCACGTTCGTGTTCCAGCGCATCCGGCAGCCGGTCGTCTTCGGCTACCTCCTGGCTGGCATGATTGTCGGACCGCATCTGCCCATCCCCTTGAACGTGGATGTGCAAATGGTGAGCGCGCTGTCCGAACTGGGCGTCATCCTGCTCATGTTCGGTCTCGGGCTCGAATTCAGTCTGCGCCGACTCGCCCAGGTAGGGGCCACGTCTGGGTTTGTCGCCCTCATCGACTGCAGTGCCATGGCGCTGTTCGGTTTTGGTGCGGCACAACTCCTCGGCTGGACTCTGCTTGAAAGCATCTATGCCGGCGCCATCGTGGCCATTTCGTCCACGACCATCATTGTGAAGGCTTTTGCCGAGCAGGGTGTAAAGGGGCGGTTTGTCGATCTCGTCTTCGGCATTCTCATCTTTGAAGACCTCATTTGCATTCTGCTGATTGCCGCGCTCACCACGATGTCGGCCAGTGGCGGCGTGAGTGCGGGGTCGCTGTTGGTCACCGCCGGGAGGCTTGGCGCGTTCCTGGTGGGCCTGGTGGGTGTTGGTCTGCTGGTGGTGCCGAGACTGGTGCGACATGTCATCAAGCTTGATCGCGCGGAAACGACGCTGGTGGTGAGCCTGGGCATCTGCTTTGCCGCCGCGTTGTTGGCTCTCAACTTCGGCTACTCGGTGGCGCTGGGCGCGTTCATCGCGGGCTCGCTGGTTGCCGAGTCGGGTGAATCGCACAAGGTGGAGCATGCGATCGCCGGTGTGCGTGACATGTTCGCGGCGGTGTTCTTCGTGTCGGTGGGCATGATGATCGATCCGCGTCTCATCGCGGAGAACTGGGTGGCCGTGGTGCTGTTCACGGTGGTGGTCATGAGCGGCAAGCTGCTGGCCGTGACCGTAGGGGCATTTCTCAGCGGCAATGATGCGCGCACGGCCACCAAGGCCGGCATGAGCCTCACACAGATCGGCGAGTTTTCGTTCATCATCGCCGGTGTGGGGTTGGCCAACGGCGCGACGCGGGATTTTGTGTATCCGGTTGCGGTGGCCGTGTCGGCGATCACCACGCTCACCACGCCGCTGTTCATTCGCGCGGCTGACCCCGTGTCGGCGTGGGTGGACCGGCACCTGCCGCGTCCGCTGCAGACGTTCGTGAGCCTCTATGGTACCTGGATCGAGCGGCTTCGTCGCACGCCGGTCGAGCGCAATACGCAGTTGCTCGTCAAGCGCAAAGTGCGCTGGCTCGTACTCGATGCGGCGCTGCTGGCTGGTGTGATCATCGGTACCGCTGTGGAGCGGGAGGTGCTGTCTGTCCGCCTGGTCAGCGGAGTAGGTCTTACGCCAACCGCTGCTGATGTGGTGGTCCTGGCGGGTGCCGCACTGGTGGCGGTGCCGTTGTTTGTGGGCATCGTGCGCATGGCGCGCACGCTCGGCATGCTGTTGGCCGCGCGCGCCCTCCCGCGCGAAGACGAAAAGCGACTCGACTACGCAGCCGCGCCGCGGCGTGCATTGGTCGCGACCCTGCAATTGGCCATCGTCTCGCTGGTGGGTGTGCCGTTGCTGGCCGTCACGGCACCGTTCGTGCCCTTTGGTCGAGCACCGCTGCTGCTGGGCCTCGTGCTGACCTGGTTCATTGTGGCCTTCTGGCGCAGCACCACCGAACTGCAGGGACACACGCAGGCGGGTGCGCAAATCATTCTGGCGGCACTGGGTCGGCAGATGGCGCCGGATACGACTCCCGCCGTGGAATCCCCACCACCACTCGACCGTCTGTACAAAGTGGTGCCCGGCCTTGGCGATCCAGTGCCCGTACGGGTTCCAATGGACAGCCCCGCGGCCGGTCGCTCACTCGCGGACTTGCAGTTGCGTTCGTCCACTGGCGCGGTGGTGCTCGCCATCACCCGCGGTGGCGACCAGGTGCTGCTCCCTGTTGGCCGTGACGTGCTGCAGGTCGGGGATATTCTGGCGCTGGCGGGGACCAGTGAGGCCATCGCGGAGGCGAGGCGTTTGCTGCAGGTGGGGGAAGAGTCTCGCCCACTGTCCTAG
- a CDS encoding thymidine phosphorylase has protein sequence MEARALIERKRDGGRIAPAEWRLLMQQYAAGAVPDYQMAALAMAIFFVGLDREELGGLTDAMLQSGATLDLDHLRGGRVDKHSTGGVGDKVSLVLAPLVAACGVNVPMMSGRGLGHTGGTLDKLESIPGFRTDLTLAAATRQLETLGCALIGQTREIAPADRKLYALRDATSTVESIPLIAASIMSKKLAEGLTGLVLDVKRGSGAFLPELDRGLELAQTMVSLGADHGCPVVALLTAMDRPLGRACGNALEVEESIMALRGEGPPDLMAVTYALGAEMLLLGGAAADRDEARRRMEVAISSGKAAERFQQIIEAQGGNPAVVDDPSILPQAAEVELFVATRAGVVAQVEPRAVGRGITALGGGRTRVEDQVDASVGFVITARPGDVVRAGEPLATIFAADATGIQRGREALAGAIRVADDAEPPLPLISHRVTEAGVQLWELD, from the coding sequence ATGGAAGCGCGTGCACTGATCGAACGGAAGCGTGATGGCGGACGCATTGCGCCCGCCGAGTGGCGGCTGCTCATGCAGCAGTACGCTGCGGGAGCGGTGCCTGACTACCAGATGGCGGCCCTCGCCATGGCCATATTCTTCGTTGGTCTCGACCGCGAAGAACTTGGGGGCCTGACCGACGCCATGCTGCAAAGCGGTGCCACGCTCGACCTCGACCACCTGCGTGGCGGCCGCGTGGACAAGCACTCCACCGGTGGTGTGGGGGACAAAGTATCCCTCGTCCTGGCCCCCCTCGTGGCCGCCTGTGGTGTGAACGTGCCCATGATGTCCGGGCGCGGGCTCGGTCACACAGGAGGTACCCTCGACAAGCTCGAGTCGATCCCCGGTTTTCGCACCGACCTGACGCTGGCGGCCGCCACCCGTCAGCTCGAGACCCTCGGCTGCGCTCTGATTGGACAAACGCGCGAGATCGCACCGGCCGACCGCAAGCTCTATGCGCTGCGCGACGCCACCAGCACCGTCGAGAGCATTCCCCTCATTGCCGCCAGCATCATGTCCAAGAAGCTGGCCGAGGGCCTGACCGGCCTGGTGCTCGACGTGAAGCGCGGCTCGGGTGCCTTTCTTCCGGAGCTTGATCGCGGACTCGAGCTCGCGCAGACCATGGTCTCGCTTGGGGCCGATCACGGCTGCCCGGTGGTGGCGCTCCTCACGGCCATGGACCGCCCGTTGGGCCGCGCCTGTGGCAATGCGCTCGAGGTGGAGGAGTCCATCATGGCGCTGCGCGGAGAAGGCCCGCCGGATCTGATGGCGGTGACCTATGCCCTGGGCGCTGAAATGCTGCTGCTGGGTGGCGCCGCCGCCGATCGTGATGAGGCCCGTCGCCGCATGGAGGTGGCCATTTCCAGCGGCAAGGCCGCTGAGCGCTTTCAGCAGATCATCGAGGCACAGGGTGGCAACCCGGCCGTGGTGGACGACCCGTCCATTCTGCCGCAGGCGGCCGAAGTGGAGCTGTTCGTGGCCACCCGTGCCGGTGTGGTGGCACAGGTCGAACCGCGCGCGGTGGGGCGGGGCATCACCGCCTTGGGCGGCGGCCGGACGCGGGTGGAAGACCAGGTCGACGCTTCCGTGGGCTTTGTCATCACGGCCCGGCCAGGGGACGTGGTGCGGGCGGGCGAGCCACTGGCCACGATCTTTGCGGCCGACGCGACAGGCATCCAGCGGGGGCGCGAGGCGCTTGCCGGCGCCATTCGGGTGGCCGACGACGCGGAGCCGCCTCTGCCGCTCATTTCCCACCGCGTCACTGAGGCCGGCGTGCAGCTCTGGGAACTGGACTAG